TGATGATGGCGATCTCGGCCACCGCACCGAGCTGCGTGGCCAACAGCATCGTCGATCTGGACAGGCCGAGTGTCTCGGTGCCGTAGCTGAGGATGAAGGTCGTCAGCAGGAAGAAGCCGCCGATGCCCAGGAGCGAACCCGCCGCGCACAGCACCATCCGGCCGGGCGAGAACCGCAGTGCGGTGAACAGCGGTACCCGTTGCGCCCGCTCCTCCTCGAGCATCTGCTTGAACAGCGGCGACTCCTCGATCCGCACCCGCAGGTAGACCGCCACGCCGAGCAACACGAAAGCGAACACGAACGGCAGCCGCCAACCCCAGCTGAGCAGCGCGTCCTCGGGCAGCTGCGTGACGGCGATGAAGGCACCGCTCGACACCAGCGTGCCGAGCGGGGAACCGAGCTGTGGGATGGACGCGTAGAACGGCCGCTTGTCCGCCGGCGCGTACTCCAACGCCAGCAGCACTGCGCCGCTCCACTCGCCGCCGACCGAGAAGCCCTGGGCGAACCTGAGCAGGCTCAACGCGATCGGCGCGGCGATGCCTACGGACTCGTACACCGGGAGCAAGCCGATGAGCCCCGTGGCCAGGCCCATGACGAGCACCGTGACCATGAGCGCCAGCCGCCGGCCATGCCGGTCCCCCAGGTGCCCGAACGCGATCGCGCCGATCGGCCGCGCCACGAAACCGACGGCGAAACTGAGGAATGCCACGAGGATGCCGACACCGGGTGCGAAACCGGGGAAGAACAGCGTCTCGAATACCAGCGCGGCAGCGGTGCCGTAGAGGAAGTAGTCGTACCACTCCAGGGCGGTGCCGATCAGCGAGGCGCCGGCGACGCGACGGACCATCTCCGGCGGTATGTCCGCCTGCCTACTGACGGTTCCGTCGTCATGCTCGCTCCCTATCGGCCGCAAAGGTCATCACCCTAGTAGCGCGACGGCCGCGGGAGAACGGTCCGACACTGCGTGACTGCAGCGCCGTGGCCGTCAACCGTTCCGAGCTTTGAGAACCGCCAGGTAGTGCGGGTTGTACATGACGCCGAGCACGTTCCCGAACGGGTCGACCACCGACGCGGTCGCGAACCCGGCTTCGCGCTCGGTGAGCGGCTCGTGCACGGTCGCGCCCATCTCCTCCAGCCGCGCCAGGGCCGCGGGCAGGTCGTC
This portion of the Streptosporangiales bacterium genome encodes:
- a CDS encoding MFS transporter, with the translated sequence MVRRVAGASLIGTALEWYDYFLYGTAAALVFETLFFPGFAPGVGILVAFLSFAVGFVARPIGAIAFGHLGDRHGRRLALMVTVLVMGLATGLIGLLPVYESVGIAAPIALSLLRFAQGFSVGGEWSGAVLLALEYAPADKRPFYASIPQLGSPLGTLVSSGAFIAVTQLPEDALLSWGWRLPFVFAFVLLGVAVYLRVRIEESPLFKQMLEEERAQRVPLFTALRFSPGRMVLCAAGSLLGIGGFFLLTTFILSYGTETLGLSRSTMLLATQLGAVAEIAIIMYFGRLANRWGAWKVSAFGSAVTLVLAFPIFLLIGTSSAALVIVGVTVGIAALSIPYAPTGAMLAELFPSEVRYSAVALSYNIAGIVGGFVPAIAQVFLGFSDNQVWGPALLLALIAATNLAGALGISVVRKRKRYV